DNA sequence from the Pedobacter schmidteae genome:
CCCGATTGGGATCCGATATTAAAATGTGTAATGGGCGTAATAACTAATAGAGGAGGACGGACAAGCCATGCCGCAATTATTGCAAGAGAACTAGGCGCAGCGGCAATAGTTGGAACCGAGAAAGCAACCGAGCAGATTTTAGATGGAGAAATGGTGACCATAGACTGTTCGCAAGGCAAAACCGGATATGTATTAAAAGGAGAATTGAAATGGAGTAAAACAGTTACAGATCTTCTAGGTTTCGAACTCCCGGATATGCCTAAAGCCCAACTCATACTGGCAGATCCGGATAAGAGTTTTGCACTTTCATTTTATCCGAATCATGGAGTTGGCCTGCTCAGAATGGAATTTTTAATAAGTAACTGGATTCAGGTACATCCTATGGCACTTTTAAAATATGAAGAAGTAAGTAGAGATGAGGATAAAGTTAAAATTGAAAAATTAACTCAAAATTATCCGGATAAATCTATGTTTTTTATTGATAAGCTTTCACAGGGGGTTGCCATGATTGCTGCGGCTTTTTACCCAAAAGAAGTTATTGTACGGATGAGTGACTTTAAATCGAATGAATATGCAGGGCTAATCGCGGGGCATGATTTTGAACTAAAAGAGGAGAATCCAATGATTGGATTCAGAGGTGCATCCAGGTATAATCATGATCGGTATAGAGCAGGGTTTCAATTGGAATGCGAGGCTATGAAAATTGTTAGAAACGAAATGGGGTTTACAAATGTGAAGCTTATGATCCCTTTTTGCCGGACTGTTAAAGAGGGTGAAAAAGTGATTGAGCTCATGAAAGAATTTGGGCTGAAACAGGGTGAAAATGGTCTTGAAATTTTTGTAATGGCAGAAATACCAAGTAATGTTCTGTTGGCAGAAGATTTTGCTGGATTATTTGATGGTTTTTCTATTGGTTCAAATGACCTTACCCAATTAACACTGGGTGTGGATCGTGATTCTGCCCTTGTAGCAGACTTGTTTGATGAAGAAAATTCGGCCAGTAAATTATTGATTGTTGAAATGATTCGAAAAGCTAAATCACTGAATAAGAAAGTAGGGCTTTGTGGTCAGGCACCAAGTGATTCTGAATCCTTTACAAGATTGCTGGTTGAAAACGGTATTGATAGTATTGCCTTTAACGCTGATTCGATAATCAAAGGGATTACAACAATTAATAGTGTTTTAAAAGTAAATTCTTGATGTTATCAGTACTGATTTTAAATGTACTACAGGTCATATATGTAACAAATAATAGG
Encoded proteins:
- the ppsA gene encoding phosphoenolpyruvate synthase; the protein is MEKYIKSFNEIGINDLASVGGKNASLGEMFTKLTPLGVLIPKGFAITVDAFKDFIACNDLEDKIDVLMKSLDKINYHNLETIGKHVRTLIMAGRLPADLCLEISTAYELMFDDGMQAVAVRSSATAEDLPNASFAGQHDSFLNVKGSFNLLFAVRKCFASLYTDRAIKYREDKGFNHDKVFLSIGVQEMIRSDIGCSGVGFTLEPESGFTNLVHIAGVWGLGENIVKGSVTPDEFLVFKPTLEKGFKSVIQKNLGAKNKMMVYAELDDMVNEVVNKDTPIEMCNRFVLNDNEIEKLARWALIIEHHYGRPMDFEWAKDGIGNQLYIIQARPETIHNRTGIPQIISYHLKEKGVELSKGEAIGSKIVSGCARILRSPSESGKLKPGDILVTDTTSPDWDPILKCVMGVITNRGGRTSHAAIIARELGAAAIVGTEKATEQILDGEMVTIDCSQGKTGYVLKGELKWSKTVTDLLGFELPDMPKAQLILADPDKSFALSFYPNHGVGLLRMEFLISNWIQVHPMALLKYEEVSRDEDKVKIEKLTQNYPDKSMFFIDKLSQGVAMIAAAFYPKEVIVRMSDFKSNEYAGLIAGHDFELKEENPMIGFRGASRYNHDRYRAGFQLECEAMKIVRNEMGFTNVKLMIPFCRTVKEGEKVIELMKEFGLKQGENGLEIFVMAEIPSNVLLAEDFAGLFDGFSIGSNDLTQLTLGVDRDSALVADLFDEENSASKLLIVEMIRKAKSLNKKVGLCGQAPSDSESFTRLLVENGIDSIAFNADSIIKGITTINSVLKVNS